A genomic region of Choristoneura fumiferana chromosome 17, NRCan_CFum_1, whole genome shotgun sequence contains the following coding sequences:
- the LOC141436823 gene encoding tetratricopeptide repeat protein 36 homolog, with protein MMAGLEGLSDRDKAVLRSIFDPTATIADVDVNGDTFAEEEDEATSDAEKESVQLCAQGVRLANEGKLEEALESLGRGVEAAPARAPAYNDRAQLLRLMKRDDEAMADLDRALDLTQGRKTKARALALCQRGLLLRKRGSEDARATFLEAAKLGCGFAKKQVVELNPYAALCNQMLSEVMKGGEIKLDDIPEPGL; from the exons aTGATGGCGGGTTTAGAAGGATTGAGTGATAGAGATAAAGCGGTGTTGAGGAGTATTTTTGATCCCACGGCTACCATCGCTGATGTTGATGTGAATGGTGACACGTTTGCTGAAGAGGAAGACG AGGCGACATCGGACGCTGAAAAGGAGTCAGTGCAGCTCTGCGCCCAAGGTGTCCGTCTCGCTAACGAAGGGAAGTTGGAGGAAGCATTGGAGTCCCTCGGGAGAGGCGTGgaggcggcgccggcgcgggctCCCGCGTACAATGACCGCGCGCAGCTGCTGCGGCTTATGAAGAGGGACGATG AAGCGATGGCAGATCTGGACCGTGCCCTCGATCTCACCCAGGGTCGGAAGACCAAGGCGCGCGCACTGGCGCTGTGCCAGCGCGGCCTGCTGCTGCGGAAGCGAGGGTCCGAAGACGCCAGGGCCACCTTCCTGGAAGCAGCTAAGCTGGGATGCGGGTTTGCGAAGAAACAG GTGGTGGAGTTGAACCCTTATGCTGCGCTTTGCAATCAAATGCTGAGTGAAGTGATGAAGGGAGGCGAGATCAAACTGGACGACATACCCGAGCCTGGACTATAA
- the LOC141436822 gene encoding SUZ RNA-binding domain-containing — MAAQDEVDVCESWEDMDEIGLDQKIKLMSSASAPVKTTLKGCKVTNVIVEESACIGSQCVMPEPAIRILKRPSTLASGQLNGERNARPVKTLEQRQKEYEEARLRILGEARSPEDVIDDNLSRLQEKLQANNISDSQNGNKVKNCHNDNAKGKERKVLARLPPGATASGVFPSPPPPGVLVIRTPRGPDGTKGFQQR; from the exons ATGGCGGCCCAAGATGAAGTTGACGTATGTGAAAGTTGGGAGGATATGGACGAAATTGGC TTGGACCAGAAGATCAAGCTGATGTCAAGTGCGTCCGCGCCAGTGAAAACTACGCTGAAAGGTTGCAAGGTTACAAACGTAATTGTAGAGGAGAGCGCGTGTATTGGATCCCAGTGCGTTATGCCCGAGCCCGCCATTCGCATACTAAAGCGGCCGTCGACGCTTGCGAGCGGCCAGCTCAATGGGGAGCGGAACGCCCGGCCCGTGAAAACATTGGAACAAAGACAGAAGGAATACGAAGAAGCGCGGCTACGGATACTGGGCGAGGCGCGGAGCCCCGAGGACGTCATAGACGACAA TTTGAGCCGTTTGCAGGAGAAACTCCAGGCTAATAACATCAGCGATAGTCAGAATGGTAATAAAGTGAAAAACTGTCACAATGATAATGCCAAAGGTAAGGAGCGGAAGGTGCTAGCGAGGCTGCCGCCTGGGGCCACAGCATCTGGGGTGTTCCCCTCTCCCCCACCGCCCGGGGTTTTGGTGATACGCACACCCCGAGGTCCGGACGGGACCAAAGGCTTCCAACAAAGGTAG